From a single Lewinella sp. LCG006 genomic region:
- a CDS encoding gliding motility-associated C-terminal domain-containing protein, giving the protein MRVLSTIVISACFSVQLNAQTIYALSSMDEIFRMDVGTCSTELVTALPPLRFTDISFHPNGNLYGISSNGNLFQMDTVTGNVFFLHSLPIEDPELAIFNALTIGFDGTFYASGTHGDLYTYDLATDTNELLGNFEVGISGDLTFYDGELYVATVTRQILLVDKENPANSSVVMNNAPNGDTYLYGLSSVTEDCTTSVTYALSNENSRLYRVDWDLNLLSPLCSFSREFFGSASTSEFLQSIKPLQFVSTEVTQPSCGLDNGAISVTASGGMGDLVYSMNDEIFQNGIFAEDLPPGNYTITITDEDNCTIQQEIQLNNSFFLEIIDLSVENTSCGENNGEIILISSGGTGSISFSVDGINFQTSGVFGNLVPDEYTVYAVDESNCIVTSDVEILSSTGPMIVDIRTIESDCGENNGEIILNVETNSPIDQIFVNDQSYFSFDVINNLSCGEYLVSITDINNCSVEEQVTIIQSECPIYIPNVFSPNNDGVNDTFRIYPHPMFKGTLLSLKIFTRWGGLIHESYNSSAGYLAWNGTYQGKMLGSGVFVYALEYITESGDANIIAGDVTLIR; this is encoded by the coding sequence ATGCGCGTACTCTCTACAATCGTTATCTCTGCCTGCTTCTCTGTGCAACTTAATGCCCAAACTATTTATGCCTTATCGAGTATGGATGAGATTTTCCGTATGGACGTAGGTACCTGTTCAACTGAGCTGGTTACCGCACTTCCCCCTCTTCGGTTTACGGATATTTCTTTTCACCCGAATGGTAATTTGTACGGCATTTCTTCAAATGGGAACCTATTTCAGATGGATACGGTAACCGGAAATGTATTTTTCTTGCACAGCCTTCCGATAGAAGATCCTGAACTGGCCATTTTTAATGCCCTAACCATTGGGTTTGATGGCACATTTTATGCATCTGGAACACATGGAGATTTATATACTTACGATTTAGCAACGGACACTAATGAGTTGCTTGGCAATTTTGAAGTCGGCATTTCTGGCGATCTTACTTTTTACGACGGAGAGCTTTACGTAGCCACGGTAACTCGCCAAATTCTTCTGGTAGATAAAGAAAATCCCGCCAATAGTAGTGTCGTAATGAACAATGCCCCTAATGGAGATACCTATTTATACGGTCTTTCTTCTGTAACTGAAGATTGTACAACCAGCGTTACTTACGCGCTATCGAACGAAAATTCCCGGCTTTACCGAGTAGATTGGGATTTAAACCTTTTATCTCCTTTGTGTTCTTTCAGTAGGGAATTCTTTGGTAGCGCAAGTACATCTGAGTTTCTTCAATCCATAAAACCCTTGCAATTTGTGTCCACGGAGGTCACGCAACCAAGTTGTGGCCTTGACAACGGAGCCATTTCAGTAACAGCTAGTGGAGGTATGGGAGATTTAGTTTACTCGATGAATGATGAGATTTTTCAAAATGGAATTTTTGCAGAAGACCTTCCGCCAGGGAATTATACCATTACCATCACCGATGAAGATAACTGCACCATCCAGCAAGAGATTCAACTTAATAATTCCTTCTTTTTGGAAATTATTGACCTCTCCGTAGAAAATACCTCTTGTGGAGAAAACAATGGGGAAATCATCCTAATTTCCTCGGGGGGCACAGGCAGTATTTCTTTTTCGGTCGATGGTATTAACTTTCAAACCAGTGGGGTCTTTGGCAACCTGGTGCCTGATGAATATACCGTTTATGCCGTAGATGAAAGTAATTGTATCGTAACGAGCGATGTCGAAATTTTAAGTTCAACTGGACCAATGATCGTTGATATCCGTACAATTGAAAGTGATTGTGGAGAAAACAATGGGGAAATCATCCTGAATGTAGAAACCAATTCCCCCATCGATCAGATTTTTGTTAACGACCAAAGTTATTTCTCTTTTGATGTCATCAATAACTTGTCTTGCGGAGAGTACCTGGTTAGCATCACTGATATCAACAATTGCTCTGTTGAGGAACAAGTGACGATCATACAATCAGAATGCCCCATCTACATTCCCAATGTGTTTTCACCTAATAATGACGGGGTCAATGATACCTTCCGCATTTACCCACACCCCATGTTTAAAGGCACTTTGTTGAGCTTGAAAATTTTCACCCGATGGGGTGGATTAATCCATGAATCTTATAACTCCAGCGCTGGATACTTAGCGTGGAACGGAACTTATCAAGGCAAGATGCTCGGAAGCGGTGTTTTTGTCTATGCGCTAGAGTATATTACCGAGAGCGGTGATGCAAATATTATTGCAGGGGACGTTACCCTCATCAGGTAA
- a CDS encoding TROVE domain-containing protein gives MKFNKRKTRSLFSTGTIAGKTTPAAGKYTQEQALRRVTMANLLWESTYYQSADTIMARMEELIPQVTPEVIVQLALETRFEQRLRHTPIYLALQLFKHHGSAGVADLLAKICTRPDMTMDALAMLPLVLERKTLKPIPKSIKKGLAQAFDQYDAYQIAKYKRAAHDLSLVDVVNLVHPVPTQTNAKALQDLVNNQLTAADTWESNLSAGEDKATTFTRLLEENKLGALALLRNLRGMTEAGVSRQLMTSALAKANSKWLTPLNFLAAQRHAPQFSAQLEDLMARSFATRKIPGTTILAVDVSGSMGALTSQGSKFSRMDLAFALAALAGYMFEDVLLVFTAGSDYGCKGAHVLWNNSKGFGIFNDQRAINAQVGGGGIFTHQLCEWLKAEGLADQADRLVVISDSQDIDAANGKKVIADTSPYKTSYIIDISTHTHGIKTGNWTAEINGWSDRLFHYIAEVEE, from the coding sequence ATGAAATTTAATAAACGTAAAACGCGCTCTCTTTTCTCTACCGGCACCATTGCCGGAAAAACAACTCCGGCAGCTGGAAAGTATACCCAGGAACAAGCCTTGCGCCGGGTGACCATGGCCAACCTGCTTTGGGAAAGCACCTACTACCAGTCTGCGGATACCATTATGGCACGCATGGAGGAACTGATTCCACAAGTAACTCCTGAGGTGATTGTTCAACTTGCGTTGGAAACGCGCTTTGAACAACGCCTACGGCACACGCCGATTTATCTGGCTTTGCAACTTTTCAAGCATCATGGCAGTGCTGGTGTGGCCGATTTGTTGGCTAAAATTTGCACCCGTCCTGATATGACCATGGATGCTTTGGCAATGTTGCCACTGGTGTTGGAGCGCAAAACACTCAAGCCGATTCCTAAGAGTATCAAGAAAGGTCTGGCGCAGGCTTTCGATCAGTACGATGCTTACCAGATCGCCAAGTACAAGCGTGCCGCGCACGACCTTAGCCTGGTAGACGTGGTCAACCTCGTGCACCCGGTACCTACGCAGACCAATGCGAAGGCACTGCAAGACTTGGTCAACAACCAACTGACCGCTGCCGATACCTGGGAGAGCAACCTCTCTGCCGGAGAAGACAAGGCCACAACCTTCACGCGCTTGTTGGAGGAAAACAAGCTGGGTGCATTGGCCCTGTTGCGCAACCTGCGCGGCATGACCGAAGCTGGCGTGAGCCGCCAATTGATGACCAGCGCTTTGGCAAAGGCCAACTCCAAGTGGTTGACACCCTTGAATTTTTTGGCCGCCCAGCGGCACGCTCCTCAGTTTTCTGCACAGTTGGAAGACTTGATGGCGCGAAGCTTTGCAACCCGTAAAATTCCAGGTACGACCATCCTCGCGGTAGACGTATCCGGAAGTATGGGTGCCTTGACGAGCCAGGGTAGCAAGTTTTCCCGTATGGACCTTGCCTTTGCGCTCGCCGCCCTGGCCGGCTATATGTTTGAGGATGTGCTGCTGGTCTTCACGGCGGGTAGCGACTACGGCTGTAAGGGTGCCCACGTGCTGTGGAACAACAGCAAAGGCTTTGGCATCTTCAACGACCAGCGTGCTATCAATGCCCAGGTGGGCGGTGGAGGTATCTTCACGCACCAGTTGTGCGAGTGGCTGAAAGCCGAAGGCCTGGCCGATCAAGCCGATCGGCTGGTCGTGATTTCCGATAGCCAGGATATTGATGCTGCGAACGGTAAGAAGGTTATTGCGGATACCTCTCCCTACAAAACCTCTTACATCATCGATATCTCCACCCATACCCACGGCATCAAAACCGGAAACTGGACGGCGGAGATCAATGGCTGGTCTGATCGCCTCTTCCACTATATTGCGGAGGTGGAGGAGTAG
- a CDS encoding PadR family transcriptional regulator: MKELGNLEETILLLVMAMNEEAYGFSVSEAYQEHMGKSISISAVHAVLARLETKGLIRSELGGATNERGGRRKRIFTATALGEEVLAEIKASRQKLWSQIPGLS; encoded by the coding sequence ATGAAAGAATTAGGAAACCTGGAAGAGACCATCTTGCTGTTGGTCATGGCCATGAACGAAGAAGCTTATGGCTTCTCCGTGAGCGAAGCCTACCAGGAACACATGGGAAAAAGCATCTCCATCAGTGCGGTACATGCGGTGCTCGCCCGCCTGGAAACCAAAGGGCTCATTCGCAGTGAACTCGGCGGAGCTACCAACGAACGAGGTGGCCGACGCAAGCGTATTTTTACGGCTACCGCGCTGGGAGAAGAAGTACTGGCAGAAATCAAAGCTTCTCGCCAGAAATTGTGGTCTCAAATTCCGGGCTTATCATGA
- a CDS encoding FtsX-like permease family protein, producing MSNVYAPPPAWARRFLTWFCDEHLLEEIAGDLEEAYYHRCTKLGESRARQLYVADVFTFFKPYAFEKYSRAKQFLPMLDNYFKIALRNIFHRKGFTAINAVGLIVGMSAIILIGRYLHHEYTYDEAAAQADLTYRLVNKYRDQIYTCMSFPRFNESEGEEQLALLNHLKTYDQVAQACHFVPTNSDIGGGGQYFVRFDEEQLVTNNILFTNTGAAFQELFPQTFLLGTPGAAYSNFSTAVLTESLARRWFGEDWAVRRLLGKNLQIGEDNFVLAGVIADVPDNSHYTFEMLLHQQRIPSWAAYTYVQLKQPGQLAAVMTQLNQDVDLVYPGYSEDELSKGVEAVALKDIHFTEDMLYEIKPVANANYLSAFGWVGLIVLLIIWTNYTNLSVAMYADRQREIGMRKVLGAQANDISLQLLLEAVCLAFICLPLILMVVTFVVPYFDALMGVQIGIQSLFSITSLLTIAGLLLLTGLISGSYPALVYGRRSTMKLFGKDWQKVFGNRHFNFRNALITLQFFLVIGLLSMTFFIFQQMKFVETTDLGFESEGIIYFNIDGQEKLQQLQTVLEAMPEIVSTGAGGVPGSEMFNQSTYKLKDTEVVLADGTEQYISWGSLKTLGIDCASCAALETGKDRVFVINQTAAEKLATIRNTTPEQLLGDILITEPEWENEQYGFGIPRTIDGIIEDYNFFSLKYPHQSLLLSVYREAPYAYEMLVKANTKDWPTTLQKIEKAYTAIETERPFEVNFLEDRLAKLYETETRSGKLLAILGMVAIVLALMGLSGVVAYLAYRRQKEIGIRKVLGASVRSILFRFHKEFSALLLVATILALPISLYLATLWLDSFAFRIQPHPLVIFAAGLITLVLVLIVISIQTRRAATRPPMEVLRA from the coding sequence ATGAGTAACGTTTATGCTCCTCCCCCTGCCTGGGCGCGACGGTTTCTGACCTGGTTCTGCGATGAGCATTTGCTGGAGGAAATTGCCGGCGACCTCGAGGAAGCCTACTACCACCGCTGCACCAAATTGGGCGAAAGCCGGGCCAGACAGCTCTATGTAGCCGATGTTTTCACCTTTTTCAAACCCTACGCCTTTGAGAAATACTCGCGGGCCAAACAATTCTTACCCATGTTGGACAATTACTTCAAAATTGCTTTGCGGAACATTTTTCACCGCAAGGGTTTTACCGCCATCAACGCCGTAGGCCTGATCGTGGGCATGAGTGCGATCATTCTTATTGGTCGTTATCTCCACCATGAGTACACTTATGATGAGGCCGCCGCCCAAGCTGATCTCACTTATCGCCTGGTCAACAAATACCGCGACCAAATCTATACCTGCATGAGCTTTCCCCGTTTCAATGAATCCGAGGGAGAGGAGCAATTGGCTTTACTAAATCACCTTAAGACATACGATCAGGTGGCGCAAGCTTGTCATTTTGTACCAACGAATTCGGATATCGGCGGTGGCGGGCAATACTTTGTTCGTTTCGACGAAGAACAGCTGGTTACCAACAATATTTTGTTTACCAATACAGGAGCTGCTTTCCAGGAGCTATTTCCGCAAACCTTTCTATTGGGTACACCCGGTGCGGCTTATAGCAATTTTTCTACCGCAGTACTTACGGAAAGTCTGGCTCGACGATGGTTTGGCGAGGATTGGGCGGTACGCAGATTATTGGGCAAAAACCTGCAAATAGGGGAAGATAATTTCGTGCTGGCGGGTGTCATTGCCGACGTACCAGACAATAGCCATTACACTTTTGAAATGCTCCTGCACCAGCAACGTATCCCCAGTTGGGCGGCCTACACTTACGTGCAATTAAAACAACCAGGCCAGCTGGCTGCGGTAATGACCCAACTGAACCAGGACGTGGACCTCGTTTACCCTGGCTACAGCGAAGACGAACTGTCAAAAGGAGTGGAGGCTGTCGCCCTCAAAGACATCCACTTTACGGAGGATATGCTTTACGAGATCAAGCCCGTTGCCAATGCCAATTACCTTTCGGCTTTTGGCTGGGTGGGGTTGATTGTTCTGTTGATTATCTGGACCAACTACACCAACCTCTCGGTAGCCATGTACGCCGACCGCCAGCGGGAAATCGGGATGCGCAAAGTGCTGGGGGCCCAGGCCAATGATATTTCTCTTCAGTTGTTGTTGGAAGCGGTGTGCCTGGCCTTTATATGCTTACCCCTGATCCTGATGGTAGTCACCTTTGTCGTGCCGTATTTTGATGCATTGATGGGCGTTCAGATAGGCATCCAGTCCTTGTTTTCTATTACGTCGCTGCTCACTATTGCGGGTTTGTTGCTACTCACCGGGCTCATCAGTGGCAGCTATCCAGCACTGGTTTATGGCCGCCGTTCGACCATGAAGCTTTTTGGTAAAGACTGGCAAAAGGTGTTTGGTAACCGACACTTCAATTTCCGCAACGCATTGATTACACTTCAATTCTTTCTCGTGATCGGCTTGTTGAGTATGACCTTTTTTATCTTTCAACAAATGAAGTTTGTGGAAACCACGGACCTGGGCTTTGAAAGCGAAGGGATCATCTACTTCAATATCGATGGACAGGAAAAACTTCAGCAACTGCAAACGGTCTTGGAAGCCATGCCGGAAATTGTCTCTACGGGGGCTGGTGGCGTGCCTGGCTCAGAGATGTTTAACCAAAGCACCTACAAACTCAAAGATACGGAGGTGGTGCTTGCGGATGGTACGGAACAGTATATCAGCTGGGGCAGTTTAAAAACCTTGGGTATCGACTGTGCCAGTTGTGCGGCCTTGGAAACGGGTAAAGACCGCGTTTTCGTCATCAACCAAACCGCAGCCGAAAAATTGGCTACCATCAGAAATACGACCCCGGAGCAACTTCTGGGAGATATTCTGATTACGGAGCCGGAGTGGGAGAATGAGCAATATGGCTTTGGTATCCCTCGCACTATCGACGGCATCATTGAAGACTACAATTTCTTCAGCCTGAAGTACCCTCATCAGTCGCTACTATTGAGTGTCTATCGGGAAGCTCCCTACGCTTACGAGATGCTCGTCAAGGCCAACACCAAAGATTGGCCCACAACCTTGCAAAAAATAGAAAAGGCGTATACCGCTATCGAAACGGAACGCCCCTTTGAAGTCAACTTCTTAGAAGACCGACTGGCCAAACTTTACGAAACAGAAACGCGCTCGGGAAAGCTGTTGGCAATATTGGGGATGGTAGCCATTGTTCTGGCCCTCATGGGTTTGTCGGGCGTGGTAGCCTATCTGGCTTACCGTCGGCAAAAAGAGATCGGAATTCGGAAGGTACTGGGCGCTTCGGTCAGAAGCATATTGTTCCGATTTCACAAAGAATTCAGTGCCTTACTATTGGTCGCGACTATCTTGGCCTTGCCTATCTCGCTGTACCTGGCCACCCTCTGGCTGGATAGCTTTGCCTTTCGGATTCAGCCGCATCCCCTGGTAATTTTTGCGGCGGGCTTAATCACGCTGGTATTGGTGCTGATTGTGATCAGTATCCAAACGAGGAGGGCGGCTACGCGTCCGCCGATGGAGGTGTTGAGGGCCTAG
- a CDS encoding DUF5723 family protein, with protein sequence MRLLIAGFLLFPLLLQAQFQLGWRTDTYAGINSALVNPASPGRTPYNWDINLGEVSTFLANNYAYFQETSITRLLRNRDKDLQVFFARDLPADLNPDDDVLVYDYFENNSYYGQQLNSVLGPSFSVKVAPQTRIGIFTRWQTLFSAKGLDEDLGYYQWNDIPSQQTFTLDKFRGAAASWTEAGLNISQGIFTNNGELLLGLSIRRLWGQRAAYLVSEEDFSLSKLPNTIGLEGTDFSLEAGFTSNAANDDFTDSPGRGWAADLGLLYRIDLGDDFYRWEFGVAVLDIGNLLFKESERHRFNSSQLATTLTDSYNNLDTEQGLAQAAAQLSEDVFDDNSISRVGDEFTLRLPTTLSLQATYAFTEWAKVEANVLTGIAPAGASLTRNTTIALTPRIDRYWWSVGMPVSLYAMNDLRLGLAARLGPLFIGTDQLGAFTKSKQLSGGDFYVGVKLFPLGLNRSGNKGNKKRGGRRGGGKEVECYKF encoded by the coding sequence ATGCGTTTACTGATCGCAGGGTTCCTGCTATTTCCGTTATTACTCCAGGCACAATTCCAACTAGGGTGGCGAACAGATACCTACGCCGGTATCAACAGTGCTTTGGTCAATCCAGCTTCTCCTGGGCGTACTCCTTACAACTGGGATATCAACCTGGGCGAAGTGAGTACTTTTCTTGCCAATAATTACGCGTATTTCCAGGAAACGAGTATTACCCGCCTGTTGCGTAATCGAGACAAAGACCTGCAAGTGTTTTTTGCCAGGGACTTACCCGCCGACCTCAACCCGGACGATGATGTTCTGGTCTACGATTATTTCGAAAACAATAGCTATTATGGTCAGCAGCTCAATAGTGTTCTCGGCCCGAGCTTTTCGGTCAAAGTAGCACCACAAACACGCATTGGGATCTTCACCCGCTGGCAGACGCTCTTCAGCGCTAAAGGTCTTGACGAAGATTTGGGCTATTACCAGTGGAATGATATCCCCAGCCAGCAAACTTTCACGCTGGATAAATTCCGGGGCGCGGCAGCTTCCTGGACGGAGGCAGGCCTCAATATCAGTCAGGGCATTTTTACCAATAACGGAGAATTATTGCTTGGGCTTTCCATCCGTCGCTTGTGGGGGCAACGTGCGGCCTACTTGGTCAGCGAAGAGGATTTTAGCCTCAGCAAACTGCCCAATACCATTGGTTTGGAAGGTACTGATTTTAGCTTGGAAGCAGGCTTCACCAGCAATGCTGCCAACGACGATTTTACCGATAGCCCCGGCCGCGGCTGGGCGGCCGATCTGGGCCTACTCTATCGGATTGATCTGGGCGACGATTTCTACCGCTGGGAATTTGGTGTTGCTGTTTTAGATATCGGCAACTTGCTTTTTAAAGAGAGTGAGCGCCACCGCTTCAACAGCAGCCAATTGGCCACCACTTTGACCGACAGCTACAACAACCTTGATACCGAGCAAGGCCTGGCACAAGCTGCTGCCCAGCTCAGCGAAGATGTTTTTGATGACAACAGCATCTCCCGTGTGGGCGACGAATTCACCCTGCGCTTGCCTACCACCCTGAGCTTACAAGCTACTTATGCCTTTACGGAATGGGCCAAAGTGGAAGCCAATGTGTTGACCGGAATTGCTCCCGCTGGTGCCAGCCTCACCCGCAATACCACTATCGCCCTCACGCCCCGTATAGATCGGTATTGGTGGAGTGTTGGTATGCCCGTTTCGCTGTACGCCATGAACGACCTGCGCCTGGGCCTCGCTGCTCGTTTGGGCCCGCTGTTTATCGGTACCGATCAGCTAGGCGCTTTCACAAAATCCAAGCAGCTCAGTGGTGGTGATTTTTATGTAGGCGTCAAGTTGTTCCCGCTGGGTCTCAATCGTAGTGGTAATAAAGGTAACAAAAAGCGCGGTGGTCGCCGGGGTGGTGGTAAGGAGGTGGAGTGTTATAAGTTTTAA
- a CDS encoding diacylglycerol kinase family protein codes for MWTYLQQRWRSFGYAFKGVATLFRTQAHAWLHLLAAILVITAGLYFGIKRWEWAILTGCITLVIAAEALNTAIEFLTDLVSPDYHPLAGKAKDTAAAAVLLCAIGAVVIGIIVFWPYLT; via the coding sequence ATGTGGACCTATTTACAGCAACGGTGGCGCAGTTTTGGTTACGCATTCAAAGGTGTAGCGACCCTTTTTCGTACGCAAGCGCATGCCTGGTTGCACCTGCTGGCGGCAATATTGGTCATCACCGCAGGGCTTTATTTCGGCATCAAACGCTGGGAATGGGCTATTTTAACAGGCTGCATTACACTAGTCATTGCCGCCGAAGCGTTGAATACAGCGATTGAATTCCTGACCGACCTGGTTTCTCCCGACTATCATCCCCTTGCCGGGAAAGCCAAAGATACTGCCGCCGCCGCGGTACTCCTTTGTGCTATTGGTGCAGTAGTGATAGGAATCATCGTTTTTTGGCCCTATTTGACGTGA
- a CDS encoding M50 family metallopeptidase, whose translation MEIITGIGIAIGGILLVVLLRSLTTFFHEMGHAVPALLFTDEKVEVFVGSYGDLSNALRLNLGRLVLYLKWNPFDWKLGMCRHSGGMAVWQQLITILGGPLASTLIAAGAIFVLSQKGVSDAWLGLAAIFTGAALIDLMVNLAVSDGGIQMYDGGTTYSDGAQLRQLFRIMRLPEVYFEAQDDFAQGNYPATLTKCQHLLEEGKHQAPIYELCWEALEKQGDYENIIAFYHDYKTRHSLKFQDYFRLAKASQQLGQLEQALKYYDHCSYLDYTNATPRYEKGRILMEQGYYGPALEELQLSNNLQNDHQDTLALMAGCYLHFNQLTACEEVLVNARTLDPALQNAAVNYYWGLFQEKKGNDKEALAALQRASTLGFQHHGLPMKMDDLERAISNRL comes from the coding sequence ATGGAAATAATTACCGGAATCGGTATCGCAATAGGAGGGATTCTCTTGGTGGTTTTGCTGCGTTCTCTGACGACCTTCTTCCACGAAATGGGGCATGCGGTGCCCGCGTTGCTGTTTACTGATGAAAAGGTAGAAGTGTTTGTCGGGTCCTACGGCGACCTGAGCAACGCCTTGCGATTGAACCTTGGGAGACTGGTACTTTACCTGAAATGGAACCCTTTTGATTGGAAGTTGGGCATGTGTCGTCATTCCGGCGGTATGGCCGTTTGGCAACAGTTGATTACGATTTTGGGAGGACCTTTGGCGAGTACGCTCATCGCAGCTGGGGCAATATTTGTACTCAGCCAGAAAGGCGTAAGTGATGCCTGGCTTGGCCTCGCCGCCATCTTTACCGGAGCTGCATTGATTGATCTCATGGTCAACCTGGCTGTCAGCGATGGAGGCATACAGATGTACGATGGAGGGACCACCTATTCCGACGGGGCCCAGTTGAGGCAATTGTTTCGGATAATGAGGCTTCCCGAGGTTTATTTTGAAGCGCAAGATGACTTTGCACAAGGCAATTACCCCGCAACCTTGACCAAGTGCCAGCACCTGTTGGAGGAAGGCAAGCACCAGGCTCCTATCTATGAACTATGTTGGGAAGCATTGGAAAAGCAGGGGGATTATGAAAATATCATTGCCTTCTACCATGATTATAAAACCAGGCACAGCCTGAAATTCCAGGATTACTTTAGATTGGCCAAAGCTTCTCAACAGCTAGGGCAGCTCGAGCAGGCGCTTAAATACTACGACCATTGCAGCTATCTGGACTACACCAACGCAACACCCCGCTACGAAAAAGGGCGAATACTAATGGAGCAAGGCTACTATGGCCCCGCATTGGAGGAATTGCAGTTGAGCAACAACCTGCAAAATGACCATCAAGATACACTTGCGCTGATGGCCGGGTGTTATTTACATTTCAACCAACTTACCGCCTGTGAAGAAGTCTTGGTGAATGCCCGAACCTTGGATCCTGCCTTGCAAAATGCTGCCGTCAACTACTATTGGGGCCTCTTTCAGGAAAAGAAAGGGAATGATAAGGAAGCGCTCGCCGCGCTGCAACGCGCCAGTACATTGGGCTTTCAGCACCACGGTTTACCAATGAAAATGGATGATCTGGAACGGGCAATTAGCAATAGGCTTTAG
- a CDS encoding serine hydrolase: MRHLYLVLICLTANVLTAQELYFPPAFGNWQTQDPAELNWCETELQDLHDFLDERDSKAFIVLKDGRMVIEWYYDTFTKDSIWYWASAGKSLTSTLVGIAQEEGLVDIENPTSDYLGTGWSSLTPEQEAQITVRHQLTMTTGLSDQTGDVDCTDPECLVYLAEPGTRWAYHNAPYTLLESVISNAAGQGINQFFASRVGNTIGAIAAYLPLGYNRVVFSRPRDMARFGLLILANGQWNGTTVFGDQAYLEAMRTPSQELNPSYGYLWWLNGQESYMYPTLQFNFPGPLIPTAPADAYAALGKNDQKLYIVPSQGLVIIRMGNDASDGPLAISDFDVTLWEKISNLSCTTSTEEVVSGNQLTIAPNPVNDYLQLNTQAQISQLQISNLQGQSWSLPLSSTIDLGQFPSGLYLLQVKFENGERLVKKLVVK; this comes from the coding sequence ATGCGCCATTTATACCTCGTATTAATCTGCTTAACAGCTAACGTTCTTACTGCTCAGGAACTCTACTTCCCTCCCGCTTTCGGGAATTGGCAAACCCAGGACCCCGCTGAACTCAACTGGTGCGAAACCGAACTGCAAGATCTCCACGATTTCCTCGACGAGCGCGACAGTAAAGCGTTTATCGTCTTGAAAGATGGCCGAATGGTGATTGAGTGGTACTATGACACCTTCACCAAAGACAGCATCTGGTACTGGGCTTCCGCCGGAAAAAGCCTCACTTCTACCCTGGTCGGAATAGCACAAGAAGAAGGACTGGTGGATATCGAAAATCCTACCAGCGACTACCTCGGTACCGGTTGGTCTAGCCTCACGCCGGAGCAGGAAGCACAAATAACCGTACGTCATCAACTGACCATGACTACTGGCCTTAGTGATCAAACGGGTGATGTGGATTGTACAGACCCCGAGTGCCTCGTTTATCTCGCCGAGCCGGGTACGCGGTGGGCTTACCATAATGCCCCCTATACGCTTCTGGAATCCGTGATAAGTAATGCCGCAGGCCAGGGAATAAATCAATTCTTTGCTTCTCGGGTCGGAAATACCATCGGTGCCATTGCTGCGTATTTGCCACTGGGCTACAATCGCGTTGTATTCAGCAGGCCACGAGATATGGCGCGCTTCGGTTTGTTGATCCTGGCCAACGGGCAGTGGAATGGAACCACCGTCTTTGGCGACCAAGCGTATTTAGAGGCGATGCGTACACCTTCGCAGGAACTCAACCCTTCTTATGGTTATTTATGGTGGCTCAACGGCCAGGAAAGTTACATGTATCCCACCTTGCAGTTCAACTTTCCAGGGCCACTGATTCCTACCGCTCCGGCCGATGCTTATGCTGCTTTGGGAAAAAATGATCAGAAACTCTACATTGTCCCTTCACAAGGGCTGGTGATTATCAGAATGGGCAATGATGCCAGTGACGGGCCCCTGGCCATCTCTGATTTTGATGTCACCCTATGGGAAAAAATCAGCAACCTGAGTTGTACTACGAGTACGGAAGAGGTTGTTTCTGGTAACCAACTAACAATAGCCCCTAATCCAGTAAACGATTACTTGCAGCTGAATACCCAAGCACAAATTTCCCAATTACAAATTTCCAATTTACAAGGACAATCGTGGAGTTTGCCGCTAAGTTCCACTATCGATTTGGGGCAATTCCCTTCCGGATTGTATTTATTGCAAGTGAAATTCGAAAATGGCGAACGTTTGGTGAAAAAGCTCGTTGTTAAGTAA